The proteins below come from a single Mercenaria mercenaria strain notata chromosome 3, MADL_Memer_1, whole genome shotgun sequence genomic window:
- the LOC123523403 gene encoding uncharacterized protein LOC123523403: protein MFTAGNNVWFPHRGCKNLVLPYNIYADSIKSDSKSFNPALAETNTSVGAQGLDTALIETGTSVDALQVDTSWSETGTSVDAPRENTTLSETGTSVDTPQDTALTETGTRVGAPQVDTALFENGTTVDAHPVGTALIETETSVDAPEEDSALTETGTSVDAIRVYKVANLTNNNVDALLKEEVNNKEILSGITSPSNISVGALTCVKANDKEMLHDIANLESNDADTLTDEEASGQAMLSDIADLSNNDADTLTDGEARCEETQNDGPSNDSSEETAHIYINVSSSFTYLAFWNRNNCNSVNTSDTRHLLGNMAESYMTGIPEIQRRFKSVRYFPVTHMEYLFYENPGEYNFVRDTRGYAHIRKKSFWNPEWWCKLVCWSCRICALGILVIFGYCLNEKYKDMCLYW from the coding sequence ATGTTCACCGCAGGGAACAATGTTTGGTTCCCGCACAGGGGTTGCAAGAATCTTGTTTTGCCGTATAATATATACGCTGACAGTATCAAATCAGACAGTAAATCATTTAATCCAGCACTGGCTGAAACTAATACAAGCGTTGGTGCTCAAGGACTGGACACAGCATTGATTGAAACTGGTACAAGCGTTGATGCTCTGCAAGTAGATACATCGTGGAGTGAAACTGGTACAAGCGTTGATGCTCCACGAGAGAATACAACGCTGTCTGAAACTGGTACAAGCGTCGATACGCCACAAGATACAGCATTGACTGAAACTGGCACACGCGTTGGTGCCCCACAAGTAGATACAGCACTGTTTGAAAATGGTACAACCGTGGATGCTCATCCAGTGGGCACAGCACTAATAGAGACTGAAACAAGCGTTGATGCTCCGGAAGAGGATTCAGCACTGACTGAAACTGGTACAAGCGTTGATGCTATACGAGTGTATAAAGTGGCTAATCTGACAAATAACAATGTAGACGCACTCCTGAAAGAAGAAGTCAATAATAAAGAAATACTCAGTGGTATTACTTCTCCGTCAAACATCAGTGTAGGTGCACTTACTTGTGTAAAAGCCAATGATAAAGAAATGCTCCATGACATTGCTAATCTGGAAAGTAACGATGCAGACACACTCACTGACGAAGAAGCCAGTGGTCAAGCAATGCTCAGTGACATTGCTGATTTATCAAATAACGATGCAGACACTCTCACTGACGGAGAAGCCCGTTGTGAAGAAACGCAGAATGACGGACCTAGTAATGATTCTTCCGAAGAGACAGCACATATATATATCAACGTGTCTAGTAGCTTCACATATTTGGCTTTTTGGAATCGGAACAACTGCAATTCTGTAAATACCAGTGATACACGTCATCTCTTGGGCAACATGGCTGAATCGTACATGACAGGAATTCCAGAAATCCAAAGAAGGTTTAAATCAGTCAGGTACTTTCCAGTCACACACATGGAATACTTGTTCTATGAAAATCCTGGCGAGTATAATTTTGTCCGAGACACTCGCGGTTATGCTCATATAAGGAAGAAATCTTTCTGGAATCCGGAATGGTGGTGCAAACTTGTATGCTGGTCATGTAGAATATGTGCTTTGGGAATACTGGTAATTTTTGGATATTGTTTGAACGAAAAATACAAGGACATGTGCTTATACTGGTGA